From Sporosarcina sp. Te-1, the proteins below share one genomic window:
- a CDS encoding S1 family peptidase, with amino-acid sequence MKKAKLLFILVLTFTLLPISASADSVSDYEKKLQFVMDKQSQQLDYFYEKVEKEHGDADVIHGMGNLYFDENDKLHFDYKKTEYNSNESLRKIINNLDESIIEIGTTEYTNEDLVDIQMDIYKYIEEYYNGKIPFIKLEPNIFEQKVVLTHENLDVLLLKSLQVNYSDIMKVEKREFTEFIELEKSQKASWNNLGAGLGIDGNCSVAGIAHKNGVYFLITASHCFSGTVASDDTGDLVRQYSVRNVGRQHAQGNFVYLDFGLIKIMDNDLSGGRYVTNGIKVVSDSSSSEEFDNKLIDAQSTTPAFSKVVCRAGISTAKTCGRVIQKGVVLNIFDDGLTRKVSVVRPDTPGAYSTGGDSGGPVYQASTSGNILTGVHVGSGSENAYFTDIKDGLNLYDAFLYTSGTRTKVAN; translated from the coding sequence ATGAAAAAAGCAAAATTATTATTCATTCTAGTTTTAACTTTTACTTTACTTCCAATTTCAGCCTCTGCCGATTCTGTCAGTGATTACGAGAAGAAATTACAGTTTGTTATGGACAAACAATCGCAACAGTTAGACTATTTTTATGAAAAGGTAGAAAAAGAACATGGGGATGCTGATGTAATTCATGGTATGGGTAATTTATATTTTGATGAAAATGACAAACTGCATTTTGATTACAAAAAAACAGAATATAATTCTAATGAGTCCCTAAGAAAAATCATAAATAATCTTGATGAAAGTATTATTGAAATTGGAACAACAGAATATACAAACGAAGATCTAGTTGATATACAAATGGATATCTATAAATATATAGAAGAATACTATAATGGTAAAATACCTTTCATTAAATTAGAACCTAATATATTTGAACAAAAGGTTGTATTAACACATGAAAATTTAGATGTACTTTTATTAAAGTCTTTGCAAGTTAATTACTCAGATATTATGAAAGTAGAAAAGAGAGAGTTTACAGAGTTTATAGAATTAGAGAAATCGCAAAAAGCAAGTTGGAATAATCTAGGTGCAGGATTGGGTATTGATGGAAATTGTTCTGTAGCAGGTATAGCGCATAAAAATGGTGTATACTTTTTAATAACTGCTAGCCATTGTTTCTCAGGAACAGTGGCATCTGATGATACTGGAGACTTAGTACGACAGTATTCAGTACGTAACGTTGGACGTCAACACGCTCAAGGAAATTTTGTGTATTTGGATTTTGGTTTGATAAAAATAATGGATAATGATTTATCCGGTGGGCGTTATGTAACAAATGGTATTAAAGTAGTGTCAGATAGTAGTTCATCTGAAGAATTTGATAATAAACTTATAGATGCTCAATCGACAACTCCGGCATTTAGTAAAGTAGTTTGTAGGGCAGGGATAAGCACAGCCAAGACATGTGGTAGAGTAATTCAAAAGGGTGTAGTATTAAATATTTTTGATGACGGCTTAACTAGAAAAGTTTCAGTAGTTAGACCAGACACGCCTGGTGCTTATTCCACTGGTGGAGATAGTGGTGGACCAGTTTACCAAGCTAGCACTTCTGGTAATATTTTAACTGGGGTACATGTAGGATCGGGTTCGGAAAATGCCTATTTTACAGACATCAAAGATGGTTTAAATCTTTATGATGCGTTTCTTTACACAAGTGGTACACGAACTAAAGTAGCTAATTAA